In one Neobacillus sp. CF12 genomic region, the following are encoded:
- a CDS encoding Ger(x)C family spore germination protein — protein sequence MTNKTIVKFGFVVLSLLLSGCVPQNIIDEVSLMHNIGFDREKKLLKGIVVYPDYQQGNTSSLISAVATNPSNLREELGYKSQYKVEMGQLRVIIFGNKLSSFGLAQILDTICKDPQVGFVRIVISNDSPSKILKNTLNERPLYLMNLIDQSMKNEGIPESNIHTTYDQYFGSGIDMSFPLLKVDASEKIKVDGVGIFKEDKLKYKISTKEAFLLKVMTDRNKVGVYNLKLTKNGRSSYIGVRSLYGKHKVNIINENNREKVKINLVLNVELGGLPEWMSVENEDDFRLIKNELQKSISSDAATLLKNFQANTVDPIGLGRIHSISHTKWSEDDFYKNIYPKMTFDVSTNIIIRHAGVGK from the coding sequence ATGACGAATAAAACTATTGTGAAATTTGGTTTTGTTGTTTTATCGTTACTCCTGTCTGGATGTGTACCTCAAAATATTATTGACGAGGTATCTTTAATGCATAATATTGGATTCGACCGAGAGAAGAAACTGTTAAAAGGTATTGTAGTCTATCCTGATTATCAACAAGGTAATACGTCTTCTTTAATTTCTGCTGTTGCAACGAATCCTTCTAATTTACGTGAAGAACTTGGTTATAAATCTCAATATAAAGTAGAAATGGGGCAATTACGGGTAATTATTTTTGGAAATAAATTAAGTTCATTCGGTTTAGCTCAAATCCTGGATACCATTTGTAAAGACCCTCAAGTTGGCTTTGTCAGGATTGTCATTTCTAATGATTCACCGAGCAAAATACTCAAAAACACATTAAATGAGCGTCCACTTTACTTGATGAATTTAATCGACCAAAGCATGAAAAATGAAGGTATTCCCGAATCTAACATCCATACGACGTATGATCAATATTTTGGAAGTGGGATAGATATGTCCTTTCCCCTTCTAAAAGTAGACGCTAGCGAAAAAATTAAAGTGGATGGTGTGGGAATATTTAAAGAGGATAAATTAAAATATAAAATTTCAACTAAAGAGGCATTTTTATTAAAAGTAATGACTGATCGAAATAAAGTTGGAGTATATAATTTAAAACTTACCAAGAACGGTCGAAGCAGCTACATAGGTGTAAGATCACTTTATGGAAAACATAAAGTTAATATTATTAACGAAAACAATCGTGAAAAGGTAAAAATCAATCTAGTTCTAAATGTAGAACTAGGAGGTTTACCAGAATGGATGTCAGTTGAAAATGAGGACGATTTCAGGCTCATAAAGAATGAATTACAGAAATCAATTTCAAGTGATGCTGCAACACTTCTTAAAAATTTCCAAGCAAATACTGTGGATCCTATAGGCTTGGGCAGGATACACAGTATTAGTCATACAAAATGGTCTGAAGATGACTTTTATAAGAATATCTACCCTAAAATGACGTTTGATGTAAGTACGAACATAATCATTAGACATGCTGGAGTGGGAAAATAG
- a CDS encoding GerAB/ArcD/ProY family transporter, which yields MSVNVKEQFQVSTFFTFFLVHASQTGIGILNYQAEISKYAKQDAWISLIISGVSIHFILFIIFKMLDSQNNDLVAVHQYCFGRVFGSVLSILVLCYFWLASFTVFRTYIVVIQTWVYPTIKTWQLSIIFGVLLFYIVSSGFRILTGFSFWGVILPSLLFVLIYFPMKHMNYIYLLPVFSHPIKDILLSAKSSTLLFLGFEWLLMYYPFIKGSSKIPKWAYFGNLYTILVYLIVTFISFLYFNQDVIEQLPWATLMMVKIVHFSFMERFEYVFIFIWLLVIIPPMCISMWACTRIAKRTFSIPPKGSLLFFILLSIIASISLKDIESVDKVSDIASNVGFVFIYIYIPLLFISKQIKDRFSKRKIISG from the coding sequence GTGAGCGTAAATGTAAAAGAACAATTCCAAGTATCTACTTTTTTTACTTTCTTTTTAGTTCACGCTTCACAAACTGGCATTGGCATTTTAAACTACCAAGCCGAAATCAGTAAATATGCAAAACAGGATGCCTGGATATCATTAATCATATCGGGAGTTTCTATTCATTTCATCCTTTTTATCATCTTTAAAATGTTAGATTCCCAAAATAACGATTTAGTAGCTGTTCACCAGTACTGTTTTGGACGGGTCTTCGGAAGTGTGCTCTCCATACTGGTTTTATGCTATTTCTGGCTTGCCTCGTTTACCGTTTTTCGAACGTATATTGTAGTGATACAAACATGGGTTTATCCGACAATTAAAACTTGGCAGCTGAGCATCATATTCGGTGTTCTGTTATTTTATATCGTATCAAGTGGATTCCGTATATTAACAGGCTTCAGCTTCTGGGGAGTCATATTACCATCTTTATTATTTGTACTCATATATTTCCCCATGAAACATATGAACTACATCTATTTACTGCCCGTTTTCAGTCATCCTATCAAGGATATACTCTTATCTGCAAAGTCTTCAACTTTGCTTTTTCTCGGGTTTGAGTGGTTATTAATGTACTACCCCTTTATTAAAGGCTCATCAAAAATACCTAAATGGGCATACTTCGGAAATTTATATACGATCCTTGTCTACCTGATCGTAACATTTATTTCATTTCTCTATTTTAATCAAGATGTTATTGAACAGCTACCATGGGCTACTCTAATGATGGTGAAAATAGTCCATTTTAGTTTTATGGAAAGATTTGAATATGTATTTATTTTTATTTGGCTATTAGTCATCATACCTCCAATGTGTATATCTATGTGGGCTTGTACTAGAATAGCCAAAAGAACATTTTCAATTCCGCCGAAAGGTTCTTTGCTATTTTTTATTCTTTTAAGCATTATTGCTTCCATAAGTTTGAAAGATATTGAAAGTGTAGATAAGGTTAGTGATATTGCTTCAAATGTCGGATTTGTATTTATTTATATATACATACCTCTGCTTTTTATTTCAAAGCAAATTAAGGATCGTTTCTCAAAGAGGAAGATTATAAGTGGTTAG
- a CDS encoding Ger(x)C family spore germination protein, giving the protein MQNKLTVLNVLCCLFLTGCGASNVIEDLAIIESVAYDLSESGKNPIKTTVLFPTVSKEGKAGTKTLTANGKSSHETFIKLQNSTNLKLVGGQTTILFGEELSKKGLIKIVKSFTRDPEVGTRVKFAIVEGKGEELLKKKMPSIPDNAEYLYTFIEKLGTQNKVLNTDKYRFLRDYYDDGIDPVLPIFSYIGENIELKGLGSFKGDQYVTRLTLSETQILNFLNGDIKNGNLMISINDDKSGKNEQLFLRNINSNNDKKVNTSKTKNMMVEVIVDLKGSVLEYTGEIDLSEEKYQRQLEKQVENYLITNSKKLLTKLQKYQTDPIGIGTLVRNRLSYERWNKMKWEKIYSSLNIKVKVHVELVNTGKSK; this is encoded by the coding sequence ATGCAAAATAAACTTACTGTTTTGAACGTATTATGTTGTTTGTTTTTAACAGGTTGTGGAGCAAGTAATGTTATTGAAGATTTAGCAATAATTGAATCTGTTGCCTACGATCTGTCTGAAAGTGGAAAAAATCCAATAAAGACAACGGTCCTTTTTCCAACTGTTTCTAAAGAAGGAAAAGCTGGTACTAAGACCCTGACTGCTAATGGAAAATCATCTCATGAAACCTTCATCAAACTTCAAAATTCAACAAATTTAAAGCTAGTTGGGGGGCAGACTACGATTCTCTTTGGAGAAGAATTGTCAAAAAAGGGACTTATAAAAATTGTTAAGTCGTTTACAAGGGATCCAGAAGTTGGAACTCGTGTTAAATTTGCGATTGTGGAGGGAAAAGGCGAAGAACTACTAAAAAAAAAGATGCCCTCTATTCCAGATAATGCTGAATACCTTTATACGTTCATCGAGAAATTAGGCACACAAAATAAAGTTTTAAATACTGATAAATATCGTTTTTTAAGAGATTATTACGACGATGGTATTGATCCAGTTTTACCAATTTTTTCATATATAGGCGAGAACATTGAATTAAAAGGATTAGGTTCTTTTAAAGGAGATCAATATGTTACACGCCTAACTTTAAGTGAAACACAGATTCTTAACTTTCTAAATGGAGACATTAAAAATGGAAATTTAATGATTAGTATTAATGATGATAAGTCAGGGAAAAATGAGCAACTCTTCTTAAGAAATATTAACTCTAATAATGATAAAAAAGTGAACACTAGTAAAACAAAGAATATGATGGTCGAAGTAATAGTAGATTTAAAAGGAAGCGTCCTAGAATACACTGGTGAAATCGATTTAAGTGAAGAAAAGTATCAAAGACAACTCGAGAAACAGGTTGAAAATTATTTAATTACTAATTCAAAAAAGCTATTAACCAAATTACAAAAATATCAAACAGATCCTATCGGAATAGGAACACTGGTACGTAATCGGTTATCATATGAAAGATGGAACAAGATGAAATGGGAAAAAATCTACTCAAGCTTGAATATTAAAGTTAAAGTACATGTAGAACTGGTTAATACAGGAAAATCAAAATGA
- a CDS encoding GerAB/ArcD/ProY family transporter, with amino-acid sequence MKERLHPLQISILIYMIQNGLVLYSLPRLVAENFGTNGWLSIIFIFVFVNINIMMIAIIYKLGKGRSMFEIIEVTVPKWVMVPFYLFIIGVWIGLASMIMSAYIYIYKMMFFPALPASLFIMFFIFLSFQLLRGGIYKMAKAIVVLCAILQPMIFLLFYLIPEFEFARYTTFIFKGETDFFKGALDVYSAFLGFEVSILFFPMVEKKWTKALFIGNFLSTMVYFIITFICFGFFSFAQILNDIFPVMTLFEYTEVAFLTRAENLCFSVLAFKILSIMALYFWGAQQILGNMIKSIKPDFWLFIILTCGLILALIQDSLVDVEKWLKWLSYCGIGIAWALPIFVLCILFIQILRNHKGINNAK; translated from the coding sequence ATGAAGGAACGACTCCATCCGCTTCAAATATCTATACTAATCTATATGATTCAAAATGGTCTAGTCTTGTATAGTTTACCTCGATTAGTTGCGGAAAATTTCGGCACGAATGGCTGGTTAAGTATTATTTTCATTTTCGTATTCGTTAATATTAATATTATGATGATTGCGATCATTTATAAGCTGGGTAAAGGAAGGTCCATGTTTGAAATCATTGAAGTCACGGTTCCCAAATGGGTAATGGTGCCCTTCTATTTGTTTATCATTGGTGTTTGGATTGGATTGGCAAGCATGATTATGAGTGCATATATCTACATATATAAAATGATGTTTTTCCCAGCTTTACCTGCCTCACTTTTTATTATGTTCTTTATTTTTCTTAGTTTTCAATTATTAAGAGGTGGCATCTACAAGATGGCTAAAGCCATTGTAGTTCTATGCGCAATCTTACAACCGATGATTTTTTTGCTATTTTATCTTATTCCAGAATTTGAATTTGCACGTTATACGACTTTCATTTTTAAAGGAGAAACAGATTTTTTTAAGGGGGCACTTGATGTTTATTCAGCCTTTTTGGGTTTTGAAGTTTCTATCCTTTTTTTCCCTATGGTAGAAAAAAAGTGGACAAAGGCTCTTTTTATAGGGAATTTTCTATCCACAATGGTCTATTTCATTATTACCTTTATCTGCTTTGGCTTTTTTAGCTTCGCTCAAATATTAAATGATATATTCCCAGTTATGACATTGTTTGAATATACAGAAGTTGCATTCCTTACAAGAGCAGAAAATCTCTGTTTTTCCGTTTTAGCGTTCAAGATATTATCTATAATGGCACTATATTTCTGGGGAGCTCAGCAAATTTTGGGAAATATGATTAAAAGTATTAAGCCTGATTTTTGGTTATTCATAATACTAACATGTGGATTAATCCTCGCTTTGATCCAAGATTCCTTGGTGGATGTCGAGAAATGGTTAAAGTGGCTGAGTTATTGCGGTATTGGCATTGCTTGGGCATTACCAATTTTTGTGCTATGCATCCTTTTTATTCAAATTCTTAGGAACCATAAGGGGATAAATAATGCAAAATAA
- a CDS encoding spore germination protein, producing the protein MGRLRAIVKKMVFQEKTDSNHINNKHHLSSNKQASNEKSITKATYQKTLSDFGDSFDLVHRSFNHDEIHIVYLNSLVDSNTLEWEILSPLREMSIHNLEQSFQQSLFKQENNHEKVIKGILDGNVSMFAGENSYLINVAGLEERSISQSETESVINGPHDSFNEALKTNVSLIRRRVRSPRLKMIQLSVGEISKTKVLLIYIEGIAKMDIVNQLKERIQSVKVDSIPDSNVLIQIIDDYQYSPFPQFYTTERPDVAVAKLYSGKIIGLTDDSPNIFCTPSSFFDFFKSPDDYNQRWILGTGVRILRYLALFITLILTAFYVSICTYHFEMIPQSLLQSIMQSRSRVPFPPIIEAIFLEIVIELLREAGARLPTKIGQTIGIVGGIVIGQAAVEAGITSNILIIVVAVSAIASFIVPSYIMSSSIRIVRFLFILMAGFMGNIGIFFALGIIIIHLTGLTNLSSPYFMPISPTFLKDWMESIIRGPFNIIKKGQPSMQNDFEKERS; encoded by the coding sequence ATGGGTCGCTTACGAGCTATAGTTAAAAAGATGGTCTTTCAAGAAAAGACGGATTCTAATCATATAAATAATAAGCATCATTTGAGTAGTAATAAACAAGCTTCTAATGAAAAATCAATTACTAAAGCAACCTACCAAAAGACACTATCAGACTTTGGCGATAGTTTTGATCTTGTTCATCGTTCATTTAATCATGACGAAATCCACATCGTTTATTTAAATTCATTAGTTGATTCCAACACATTAGAGTGGGAAATACTTTCACCATTAAGAGAAATGTCAATTCATAATTTAGAACAATCTTTTCAACAATCATTGTTTAAACAAGAAAATAATCACGAAAAAGTAATAAAAGGAATATTAGATGGTAATGTGTCTATGTTCGCTGGGGAGAATTCCTATCTAATAAATGTTGCTGGATTAGAAGAACGTTCCATTTCACAGTCAGAAACAGAGTCTGTAATAAATGGACCACATGATTCATTTAATGAGGCATTAAAAACGAATGTTTCGTTGATTAGACGAAGAGTCAGAAGTCCCCGCTTAAAAATGATTCAGTTATCTGTTGGAGAAATTTCAAAAACAAAAGTACTTTTAATCTATATTGAGGGTATTGCAAAAATGGATATTGTAAATCAGCTAAAAGAGAGGATTCAATCAGTAAAAGTTGATTCCATCCCTGACTCCAATGTTTTGATTCAAATAATTGATGATTATCAATATTCACCATTCCCACAATTTTATACCACTGAAAGACCTGATGTAGCTGTGGCAAAACTATATTCTGGAAAGATAATCGGACTTACCGATGATAGTCCAAACATTTTTTGTACTCCTTCTAGTTTCTTTGATTTTTTTAAGTCCCCAGATGACTATAATCAACGTTGGATTTTAGGAACTGGGGTTAGAATTCTACGTTACCTAGCCTTATTTATAACATTAATACTCACAGCTTTTTATGTCTCTATATGCACTTATCATTTCGAAATGATTCCACAATCCCTGCTTCAAAGCATTATGCAGTCTAGGAGCAGAGTACCATTTCCGCCTATCATTGAAGCTATATTTTTAGAAATTGTAATTGAACTGCTAAGGGAGGCGGGTGCGAGACTTCCTACTAAAATTGGTCAAACAATTGGAATTGTAGGCGGTATTGTGATTGGCCAGGCAGCTGTTGAAGCAGGGATTACTAGCAATATTTTAATAATTGTTGTAGCAGTTTCGGCCATTGCTTCATTCATAGTCCCAAGTTATATTATGAGTTCCTCCATTAGAATCGTTCGGTTCCTTTTTATTTTAATGGCAGGATTTATGGGGAATATTGGGATTTTTTTCGCTTTAGGTATAATAATCATTCATTTAACAGGATTAACAAATTTATCTTCACCTTATTTTATGCCGATTTCTCCTACCTTTCTCAAAGATTGGATGGAAAGTATTATAAGAGGGCCATTTAATATAATAAAGAAGGGGCAGCCATCGATGCAAAACGATTTCGAAAAAGAGAGGAGTTAA
- a CDS encoding DUF1904 family protein: MPHIIIRGVTVDQVKTISTLFVQELADLCACGTDNFTLEIVQSTYVFAGDEVQGYPLIEVKWFERGQEIQDQFAKIVTKHIHALGIPEVEVAFSTFQESAYYLNGKSFASS; this comes from the coding sequence ATGCCACATATAATTATTAGAGGGGTTACAGTTGATCAGGTAAAAACAATTAGTACTTTATTCGTTCAAGAATTAGCGGATTTATGTGCATGTGGAACGGACAATTTTACCTTAGAAATTGTCCAATCAACCTATGTGTTTGCTGGTGATGAAGTTCAAGGATACCCATTGATTGAAGTAAAATGGTTCGAACGCGGTCAGGAGATTCAGGACCAATTTGCCAAAATTGTAACCAAACATATTCACGCACTCGGAATTCCTGAGGTAGAAGTCGCTTTCAGCACCTTTCAGGAGTCCGCGTATTATCTAAACGGTAAAAGTTTTGCCTCTTCATAA
- a CDS encoding nuclear transport factor 2 family protein: MSIEKVVQQQIEFYNTQDIEGFASTYSDDITVYTFPDNTLTLSGKQALIERYTETFKKKMFAELKNRSIVGNKVIDWEIATNGITGESMSLMAIYEVNDNVISKVWFIRE, from the coding sequence ATGTCCATTGAAAAAGTAGTCCAACAGCAAATAGAATTTTACAACACTCAAGATATAGAAGGCTTCGCTAGTACATATTCCGACGATATTACGGTTTATACCTTCCCGGATAATACACTTACATTAAGTGGCAAACAGGCGCTAATCGAAAGGTATACTGAAACCTTCAAGAAGAAAATGTTTGCGGAATTAAAAAATCGTTCGATCGTTGGTAATAAAGTCATCGATTGGGAAATTGCAACCAATGGAATAACAGGAGAAAGTATGAGCTTAATGGCTATTTATGAAGTAAATGATAATGTAATATCGAAGGTTTGGTTTATTCGAGAATAG